Proteins encoded together in one Oryzias latipes chromosome 11, ASM223467v1 window:
- the mindy1 gene encoding ubiquitin carboxyl-terminal hydrolase MINDY-1, which produces MAESSSQPTATADVLIDGSLDGSPLGVSKGLIVNTTKEGAGALRNEASAAGLPFGDRPFAARVTDEEEEATPTPPESSPSLSSENETLTLITTTEERTLSGLLKQRKPEGRADTDGHRDVNLEESSSVLTEGGSDDQRDSTDSASFSIQSLEFSDGLPAAGSSLDIEDGLSSSCPAPGVESFPVSTDVPSLKEDEAPEAAGGAVLAATASPPPHSDAAAAAAEPRPPIPAYYLVKWITWKEKKTPIITQSENGPCPLLAIMNTLFLRWKAKLPAQTEMVTTEELMAHLGDCVLSVTPREKTNVMELNFQQNMSDAMAVLPKLSTGLDVNVRFTGVTDFEYTPECIVFDLLDIPLYHGWLVDPQSPEIVAAVGKLSYNQLVEKIIDYKHSAESSRVSEGLVAEQFLESTATQLSYHGLCELNTTAKEGEMSVFFRNNHFSTMIKHKGDLYLLVTDQGFLQEERVVWESLHNVEGDGNFCDSDFRLCHPPQRTASGAQLQPSVQEQQRQIDQDYLVAVSLQQQQGDAPGPLSDLELARQLQQEEYQQQQEQQEQQQQQQQQGPVQTSQQVRGQGSQQARRREKDSDCVVL; this is translated from the exons ATGGCGGAATCCAGCTCACAGCCTACAGCGACGGCAGACGTCCTGATTGATGGCAGTCTGGACGGGTCGCCTCTTGGCGTCTCCAAAGGACTGATTGTAAACACGACAAAGGAGGGAGCCGGCGCCTTAAGAAACGAGGCGTCAGCGGCAGGGCTGCCTTTTGGTGACAGGCCTTTTGCCGCTAGAGTCACagacgaagaggaggaggccACGCCCACACCGCCAGAGTCATCGCCGAGTCTGTCGTCGGAAAACGAGACGCTGACCCTCATAACCACCACAGAAGAAAGAACTCTATCAGGGCTCCTTAAGCAGAGAAAGCCTGAAGGAAGAGCGGACACGGACGGacacagag ATGTGAACCTGGAGGAGAGCTCCTCTGTGCTGACCGAAGGCGGCTCCGACGACCAGCGGGACTCCACCGACTCCGCATCCTTCTCCATCCAGAGTCTGGAGTTTTCCGACGGACTCCCGGCTGCGGGGAGCTCTCTGGACATCGAGGACGGCTTGTCTTCGTCCTGCCCCGCTCCGGGGGTGGAAAGCTTCCCGGTGTCCACGGATGTTCCCAGCCTGAAGGAGGATGAAGCACCGGAAGCTGCAG GGGGCGCCGTTTTAGCCGCGaccgcttctcctcctcctcatagTGATGCagcggctgctgctgcagagcccAGACCCCCCATCCCTGCGTATTACCTGGTGAAGTGGATCACATGGAAGGAGAAGAAGACCCCCATCATCACCCAGAGTGAAAACGGGccctgccccctgctggccatCATGAACACGCTGTTTTTACGCTGGAAG GCAAAGTTACCGGCTCAAACTGAAATGGTCACAACTGAAGAACTGATGGCTCACCTGG gagaCTGCGTCTTATCTGTCACGCCAAGAGAAAAGACGAACGTGATGGAGCTCAACTTTCAACAG AACATGAGCGACGCCATGGCGGTGCTGCCAAAACTCTCCACAGGCCTGGATGTGAACGTCCGCTTCACCGGAGTCACCGACTTTGAATACACACCGGAGTGCATCGTGTTCGACCTGCTGGACATCCCGCTGTACCACGGCTGGCTGGTCGACCCGCAG AGTCCAGAGATAGTCGCTGCTGTGGGGAAACTGAGCTACAACCAGCTGGTGGAGAAAATCATCGACTACAAACACTCAGCAGAAAGCAGCAGAGTCAGTGAAG GTCTGGTGGCAGAGCAGTTTCTGGAGTCGACGGCCACCCAGCTGTCGTATCACGGTCTGTGTGAGCTCAACACCACCGCCAAAGAGGGAGAGATGTCCGTCTTCTTCAGAAACAACCACTTCAGTACCATGATCAAACACAAG gggGATCTGTACCTTCTGGTGACGGACCAGGGCTTCCTGCAGGAGGAGCGCGTGGTCTGGGAGTCTCTCCATAATGTGGAAGGAGACGGGAACTTCTGCGACTCCGACTTCCGGCTGTGTCACCCTCCCCAGAGGACTGCGAGCGGCGCCCAGCTGCAGCCCAGCgtgcaggagcagcagaggcagaTCGACCAG GATTACCTGGTGGCAGTgtccctgcagcagcagcagggggaTGCGCCCGGACCCCTCAGTGACCTGGAGTTGGCGAGACAGTTGCAGCAGGAGGAgtaccagcagcagcaggagcagcaggagcagcagcagcagcagcagcagcagggaccGGTTCAGACATCACAGCAG gtcagaggtcaggggtCACAGCAAGCCAGGAGGCGAGAGAAGGACTCCGACTGCGTGGTCCTCTGA